Proteins from one Nakamurella multipartita DSM 44233 genomic window:
- a CDS encoding ABC transporter family substrate-binding protein, which translates to MRRTRAVAITALAAATMVVVAACGSSSSSSSTTSATSGATSASGSSAAGGGTSGDSGTITYAQEQEWYDYNSGSSSGNATANQVVLNQVLRGFSFVDNTGTVQMDDEYGTIEKLSDSPLTVKYTFNDKAVWSDGQPVGCADFLLAWAANSGRYNKDGTINQPGTIPAEPAYIFDTASTSGIDQTQKPTCADGDKSVTLTYDKPFVDWQVAIGTSAGSSILPAHVAAKAAGIDTAGLVKAVETDDVATLTKVADFWNTGWTLDKAKGLPDATTIPSAGPYYVAAWDPGQSVTLKKNDKWWGTPAKTDTVVIRYISQDQQVSALASGEVDVIEPQPNPDVNAALNNLGNAVKADYGSQFTYEHMDLSVKNGFANEKLREALFKCAPRQQIVDNLIVPSNPDAKLLNSLMLMDFQPGYDQISQASGFANYADVDIEGAKAAYAASGEAQGKTIRVIHIDPNPRRTNEVALLKASCDPVGFNIQDVPLSSDKFGPTLSAGDYDIALFAWAGSGLLGSIPSEYLSTGGQNYSGWNDAQMDQALNSLATLTDTSKALPLLTTVDQRLAANYYSFPIFTFPGVVAMKSNIEGPVLNATQTQATWNMQDWARTG; encoded by the coding sequence ATGAGGAGAACTCGGGCGGTGGCCATCACCGCGCTCGCCGCAGCCACCATGGTGGTGGTCGCAGCGTGTGGGAGCAGCAGCAGTAGCTCCAGCACGACGAGCGCAACGTCGGGCGCCACCAGCGCGTCGGGCAGTTCTGCGGCCGGCGGTGGCACCTCGGGGGACTCCGGGACGATCACCTACGCGCAGGAGCAGGAGTGGTACGACTACAACTCCGGCTCCAGCTCGGGCAACGCCACGGCCAACCAGGTGGTGCTCAACCAGGTCCTGCGTGGGTTCTCCTTCGTCGACAACACCGGCACCGTGCAGATGGACGACGAGTACGGGACCATCGAGAAGCTCTCGGACAGCCCGCTGACCGTCAAGTACACCTTCAACGACAAGGCCGTCTGGTCGGACGGTCAGCCCGTCGGCTGTGCGGACTTCCTGCTGGCCTGGGCGGCCAACTCGGGCCGCTACAACAAGGACGGCACCATCAACCAGCCGGGGACGATCCCGGCCGAGCCGGCTTACATCTTCGATACCGCCTCCACCTCGGGCATCGACCAGACCCAGAAGCCGACCTGTGCCGATGGTGACAAGTCGGTCACGCTGACCTACGACAAGCCGTTCGTGGACTGGCAGGTCGCGATCGGTACCTCGGCCGGCTCCAGCATCCTGCCGGCGCACGTGGCGGCCAAGGCGGCCGGCATCGACACCGCTGGCCTGGTCAAGGCGGTCGAGACCGACGACGTCGCCACCCTGACCAAGGTTGCGGACTTCTGGAACACCGGCTGGACCCTGGACAAGGCCAAGGGCCTGCCGGACGCGACCACCATTCCCTCGGCCGGCCCGTACTACGTGGCCGCCTGGGATCCGGGTCAGTCGGTGACCCTGAAGAAGAACGACAAGTGGTGGGGCACGCCGGCCAAGACCGACACGGTCGTGATCCGGTACATCTCGCAGGACCAGCAGGTCTCCGCGCTGGCCTCCGGTGAGGTCGACGTGATCGAGCCGCAGCCGAACCCGGACGTCAACGCCGCCCTGAACAACCTGGGCAACGCGGTGAAGGCCGACTACGGCTCGCAGTTCACCTACGAGCACATGGACCTCTCGGTCAAGAACGGCTTCGCCAACGAGAAGCTGCGCGAGGCCCTGTTCAAGTGCGCCCCCCGGCAGCAGATCGTGGACAACCTGATCGTGCCGTCGAACCCGGACGCCAAGTTGCTGAACTCGCTGATGCTGATGGACTTCCAGCCCGGCTACGACCAGATCTCGCAGGCCTCGGGCTTCGCCAACTACGCCGATGTCGACATCGAAGGCGCCAAGGCGGCGTACGCGGCCTCCGGCGAGGCGCAGGGCAAGACCATCCGGGTCATCCACATCGATCCGAACCCGCGGCGGACCAACGAGGTCGCGTTGCTCAAGGCCAGCTGCGACCCGGTGGGCTTCAACATCCAGGACGTGCCGCTGTCCAGCGACAAGTTCGGGCCGACCCTGTCCGCCGGTGACTACGACATCGCGCTGTTCGCGTGGGCCGGCTCGGGTCTGCTGGGCTCGATCCCCTCGGAGTACCTGTCCACCGGTGGCCAGAACTACTCCGGCTGGAACGACGCGCAGATGGACCAGGCCCTCAACAGCCTGGCCACGCTGACCGATACCTCGAAGGCCCTTCCGCTGTTGACCACGGTCGACCAGCGGCTGGCGGCCAACTACTACTCCTTCCCGATCTTCACCTTCCCGGGAGTGGTGGCCATGAAGTCGAACATCGAAGGTCCGGTGCTCAACGCCACGCAGACCCAGGCCACCTGGAACATGCAGGACTGGGCGCGCACCGGCTGA
- a CDS encoding ABC transporter substrate-binding protein, with amino-acid sequence MTTTRGNRVRLILFVLAAVLLTACTPPNLPAPIAPTGGSSVSSTPPAPGTLVVGLDGTAGSITGFNPYAIADYSPAAQAVASLVLPSAFVMAPDGSIGTAADVVDWVAVTSLEPFTVTYLLDRKASWSDGTPITAEDFSYLRDQLLAQPGTVGSAGYRLISAIRSRDAGKTVEVEFSQPFPQWRTLFSPLLPSHLLKDSPGGWSSALDSDLPLSANRYRMSSYDAVTGQITLARNDKYWATPPGPAAVVLRLGRPSDLLAAFNRGDVQALWFAPDARTAQDLLDQVPADRRTTVATPSSIQLVLNTQRGPTADRSVRTAIAAGLNLDQLSAELTAGWPDGGRPVASQVALPVEDATDSSPPIVTDDAAAAADDLAAAGYTRNGLYVARQGEVLRLTLGYPSGQPRMAAAARQIRDQLGAVGIEVDLLPDAAPDLIENTVATGDLDLALVNLPRGPQDDAAAATAFGCPRTDPRGLGSVVTTTPRASGGTTGPTTVPTTEPTTEPTGEAGADGADGAAVRTGNLSGYCQAGTQQKLTDALTGSGSAAAADPALWAQLPVLPVVQPQAVFAVSPALQPVLDTTHPGWSWTGPLAGLASWPSP; translated from the coding sequence GTGACGACGACGCGCGGCAACAGGGTCCGGCTGATCCTGTTCGTGCTGGCGGCGGTGCTGCTGACCGCCTGCACGCCGCCGAACCTGCCCGCGCCGATCGCGCCGACCGGCGGGTCCTCGGTGTCGAGCACCCCGCCGGCCCCCGGCACGCTGGTCGTCGGCCTGGACGGCACCGCCGGATCGATCACCGGGTTCAACCCTTACGCGATCGCCGACTACTCGCCGGCGGCCCAGGCGGTGGCCTCGCTGGTGTTGCCGTCGGCGTTCGTGATGGCCCCGGACGGGTCGATCGGCACCGCCGCTGACGTCGTGGACTGGGTCGCGGTCACCTCGTTGGAGCCGTTCACGGTCACCTACCTGCTCGACCGCAAGGCGTCCTGGTCCGACGGCACCCCGATCACCGCCGAGGACTTCTCCTACCTGCGCGACCAGCTGCTGGCACAACCGGGCACGGTCGGCTCGGCCGGCTACCGGTTGATCAGCGCGATTCGATCCCGGGACGCCGGCAAGACGGTCGAGGTCGAGTTCTCCCAGCCGTTCCCGCAGTGGCGGACCCTGTTCTCCCCGTTGCTGCCCAGCCACCTGCTCAAGGACTCGCCGGGCGGCTGGTCCTCCGCCCTGGACAGCGATCTGCCGCTGTCGGCCAACCGGTACCGGATGAGCTCCTACGACGCGGTGACCGGCCAGATCACCCTGGCCCGCAACGACAAGTACTGGGCCACGCCGCCGGGGCCGGCCGCGGTGGTGCTGCGGCTGGGCCGGCCGTCGGACCTGCTCGCCGCGTTCAACCGGGGCGACGTGCAGGCGTTGTGGTTCGCCCCTGACGCGCGTACCGCCCAGGACCTGCTCGACCAGGTGCCCGCGGACCGGCGGACCACGGTGGCCACCCCGTCCTCGATCCAACTGGTGCTCAACACCCAGCGTGGGCCCACCGCCGACCGGTCGGTGCGGACGGCGATCGCCGCCGGCCTGAACCTCGATCAGCTCTCCGCAGAGCTGACCGCCGGCTGGCCCGACGGGGGTCGCCCGGTCGCCTCCCAGGTCGCGTTGCCGGTCGAGGACGCCACCGATTCGAGCCCGCCGATCGTCACCGACGACGCGGCCGCGGCGGCCGACGACCTGGCGGCCGCGGGATATACGCGCAACGGTCTGTACGTCGCCCGGCAGGGCGAGGTCCTGCGGCTGACCCTGGGCTATCCGAGCGGTCAGCCCCGGATGGCGGCCGCCGCGCGGCAGATCCGCGACCAGCTCGGGGCGGTCGGCATCGAGGTCGACCTGCTGCCCGACGCCGCCCCCGACCTGATCGAGAACACCGTCGCCACCGGCGATCTCGATCTCGCCCTGGTCAACCTGCCACGCGGTCCGCAGGACGATGCGGCGGCCGCCACGGCGTTCGGCTGCCCCCGGACCGACCCGCGGGGTCTGGGCAGCGTGGTCACCACGACCCCCCGGGCGTCGGGGGGGACGACCGGGCCGACGACGGTGCCGACCACCGAGCCGACCACCGAGCCGACCGGCGAGGCCGGCGCAGACGGCGCCGACGGCGCGGCCGTGCGGACCGGCAACCTGTCCGGCTACTGCCAGGCCGGGACCCAGCAGAAGTTGACCGACGCGCTGACCGGCTCCGGGTCGGCCGCCGCCGCCGACCCGGCGCTGTGGGCGCAGCTGCCGGTGCTGCCGGTGGTCCAGCCGCAGGCGGTGTTCGCGGTGTCGCCGGCCCTGCAGCCGGTGCTCGACACCACCCACCCGGGCTGGTCCTGGACCGGCCCGCTGGCCGGTCTGGCGTCGTGGCCGTCGCCCTGA
- the typA gene encoding translational GTPase TypA: MTSDLSTELSIRSDLRNVAIVAHVDHGKTTLVDAMLWQSGAFRIGSAHTDRVMDSNDLEREKGITILAKNTAVRRGDMVINIVDTPGHADFGGEVERALMMVDGVVLLVDASEGPLPQTRFVLRKALQAHLPVVLVVNKTDRPDSRIDEVVDETYALFIDLDATDEQIEFPIVYCASRAGRASLNKPANGEMPDHENLDPLFDTLLATIPAPKYTPGAPLQAQVTNIDASPFLGRIGMCRVIEGVITKGQQVAWMKADGTVARTKITELLITEALDRIPVESAYAGDLIAVAGMADITIGETLADPENPVALPPITVDEPAISMTVGINTSPLAGRDGGTKLTARQVKNRLDAELVGNVSVRVLNTERPDTWEVQGRGELALAILVETMRREGFELTIGKPQVVTKTVDGKVHEPYERLTIDVPEEYLGAVTQLLAVRKGRMEGMTNHGTGWVRMEFHVPSRGLIGFRTEFLTDTRGTGIASAIFDGYGPWAGALRGRPTGSLVADRAGKATPFAMFALQERGTMLIPPTTEVYEGMIVGENSRADDMDVNITKEKKLTNMRQSSGDELVHLVPPRSLSLEQALEFCADDECVEVTPKGARIRKVVLAATDRAKTRSRNKVPAS, translated from the coding sequence GTGACCTCGGACCTGTCCACGGAACTGTCCATCCGCAGTGATCTGCGCAACGTCGCCATTGTGGCGCACGTCGACCACGGCAAGACCACGCTGGTCGATGCCATGCTCTGGCAGTCCGGGGCGTTCCGGATCGGGTCGGCGCACACCGACCGGGTGATGGACTCCAACGACCTGGAGCGGGAAAAGGGCATCACCATTCTGGCCAAGAACACCGCCGTGCGGCGCGGGGACATGGTCATCAACATCGTCGACACCCCCGGCCACGCCGACTTCGGCGGTGAGGTCGAGCGCGCGCTGATGATGGTGGACGGGGTCGTGCTGCTCGTCGACGCCTCCGAGGGGCCGCTGCCGCAGACCCGGTTCGTGCTGCGCAAGGCGTTGCAGGCGCACCTGCCGGTGGTGCTGGTGGTCAACAAGACCGACCGCCCGGACTCCCGCATCGACGAGGTCGTCGACGAGACCTACGCGCTGTTCATCGACCTGGACGCGACCGACGAGCAGATCGAGTTCCCGATCGTCTACTGCGCCTCCCGGGCCGGCCGGGCCTCGCTGAACAAGCCGGCCAACGGCGAGATGCCCGACCACGAGAACCTCGACCCGCTGTTCGACACCCTGCTGGCGACCATCCCGGCGCCCAAGTACACCCCGGGCGCCCCGCTGCAGGCGCAGGTCACCAACATCGACGCCTCGCCGTTCCTGGGCCGGATCGGCATGTGCCGGGTCATCGAGGGCGTCATCACCAAGGGCCAGCAGGTGGCCTGGATGAAGGCCGACGGCACCGTCGCCCGCACCAAGATCACCGAGCTGCTGATCACCGAGGCGCTGGACCGGATCCCGGTCGAATCCGCCTACGCCGGCGACCTGATCGCGGTGGCCGGCATGGCCGACATCACCATCGGCGAGACCCTGGCCGACCCGGAGAACCCGGTCGCGCTGCCCCCGATCACCGTCGACGAGCCGGCCATCTCGATGACCGTCGGCATCAACACCTCTCCGCTGGCCGGCCGGGACGGCGGCACCAAGCTGACCGCGCGCCAGGTGAAGAACCGCCTGGATGCCGAACTGGTCGGCAACGTCTCCGTTCGCGTGCTCAACACCGAGCGTCCCGACACCTGGGAGGTGCAGGGCCGCGGCGAGCTGGCGCTGGCCATTCTGGTCGAGACGATGCGCCGGGAGGGCTTCGAGCTGACCATCGGTAAGCCGCAGGTGGTCACCAAGACCGTCGACGGCAAGGTGCACGAGCCCTACGAACGGCTCACCATCGACGTGCCCGAGGAGTACCTGGGAGCAGTCACCCAGTTGCTTGCCGTCCGCAAGGGCCGGATGGAAGGCATGACCAACCACGGCACCGGCTGGGTCCGCATGGAGTTCCACGTGCCCTCCCGCGGGCTGATCGGCTTCCGGACCGAGTTCCTGACCGACACCCGCGGCACCGGCATCGCCTCGGCGATCTTCGACGGCTACGGACCGTGGGCCGGGGCGCTGCGCGGCCGGCCGACCGGCTCGCTGGTCGCCGACCGGGCCGGCAAGGCCACCCCGTTCGCGATGTTCGCGCTGCAGGAGCGCGGCACCATGCTGATCCCGCCGACCACCGAGGTCTACGAGGGGATGATCGTCGGTGAGAATTCGCGCGCCGACGACATGGACGTCAACATCACCAAGGAAAAGAAGCTCACCAACATGCGGCAGTCCAGCGGCGACGAGCTCGTCCACCTGGTGCCGCCGCGGTCGCTCTCGCTGGAGCAGGCACTGGAGTTCTGCGCCGACGACGAGTGCGTCGAGGTCACCCCCAAGGGGGCCCGGATCCGCAAGGTCGTGCTGGCCGCCACCGACCGGGCCAAGACCCGGTCCCGGAACAAGGTCCCCGCCAGCTGA
- a CDS encoding amino acid ABC transporter ATP-binding protein, giving the protein MTTEQVAADSAVPLVVAEQVHKRFGSLEVLKGIDMQVMPGEVACLLGPSGSGKSTFLRCINHLEKIDGGRLSVNGHLVGYRQKGDKLYELKDGEVAQRRRDIGMVFQRFNLFPHMTALRNVMEAPVQVLGRNRKQAKDEALTLLDRVGLGDRSDHYPSQLSGGQQQRVAIARALAMHPQLMLFDEPTSALDPELVGEVLDVMRDLAAGGMTMIVVTHEIGFAREVGDTLTFMDQGVVVESGAPKEVIANPQHPRTRDFLSKVL; this is encoded by the coding sequence ATGACCACGGAACAGGTGGCCGCGGACAGCGCCGTGCCGCTGGTGGTGGCCGAACAGGTGCACAAGCGGTTCGGCAGCCTGGAGGTGCTCAAGGGCATCGACATGCAGGTCATGCCGGGGGAGGTCGCGTGCCTGCTCGGGCCGTCGGGCTCGGGCAAGTCGACCTTCCTACGGTGCATCAATCACCTGGAGAAGATCGACGGCGGCCGGCTGTCGGTGAACGGCCATCTGGTCGGCTACCGGCAGAAGGGCGACAAGCTCTACGAGCTCAAGGACGGCGAGGTCGCCCAACGCCGTCGGGACATCGGCATGGTGTTCCAGCGGTTCAACCTGTTCCCGCACATGACCGCGCTGCGCAACGTCATGGAGGCCCCGGTGCAGGTGCTGGGTCGCAACCGGAAGCAGGCCAAGGACGAGGCACTGACCCTGCTCGATCGGGTCGGGCTGGGGGACCGCAGCGACCACTACCCCTCCCAGCTCTCCGGCGGGCAGCAGCAACGGGTAGCCATCGCCCGGGCGCTGGCCATGCATCCGCAGCTGATGCTGTTCGACGAGCCGACATCCGCGCTGGATCCCGAGCTGGTCGGCGAGGTGCTCGACGTCATGCGTGACCTGGCCGCCGGCGGCATGACGATGATCGTGGTGACTCACGAGATCGGCTTCGCCCGCGAGGTCGGGGACACCCTGACGTTCATGGATCAGGGCGTCGTCGTCGAATCGGGCGCCCCCAAGGAGGTCATCGCCAACCCGCAGCACCCGCGGACCCGGGACTTCCTGTCCAAGGTGCTGTAG
- a CDS encoding amino acid ABC transporter permease, with protein sequence MTTTEDPTVPPRDAPVPIKAIPQRHPWRWVSAVVLLVLAAMLVNSLLTNPAWDWPTVWQYLFSPQVLRGLWLTVWVTVAAMVIGIVLGVILAVMRLSPNPIVNGVAWIYIWFFRGTPVLVQIIFWVFLGQLYKYISLGIPFGPQFLYFNTTELIPVLVGGLLALGLNEAAYMAEIVRAGISSVDSGQTEAAEALGMTRLKVMRRIVLPQAMRIIVPPTGNETISMLKTTSLLSVAAILELFGTVQLIYGSNYKQIPLLVVASIWYLVFTSVMSVGQYFLEKRFGRGTSPVGRAKQKANLQARREGPS encoded by the coding sequence GTGACCACCACCGAGGACCCCACGGTCCCACCCCGTGACGCGCCCGTCCCGATCAAGGCCATTCCGCAGCGGCACCCGTGGCGGTGGGTCTCGGCCGTCGTGCTGCTGGTGCTGGCGGCCATGCTGGTCAACAGCCTGCTCACCAACCCGGCCTGGGACTGGCCGACGGTCTGGCAGTACCTGTTCTCGCCCCAGGTGCTGCGGGGCCTGTGGCTGACCGTGTGGGTGACGGTCGCCGCGATGGTGATCGGCATCGTGCTCGGGGTGATTCTGGCCGTGATGCGCCTGTCACCCAATCCGATCGTCAACGGGGTGGCGTGGATCTACATCTGGTTCTTCCGCGGAACCCCGGTGCTGGTCCAGATCATCTTCTGGGTGTTCCTGGGCCAGCTCTACAAGTACATCAGCCTGGGCATCCCGTTCGGGCCACAGTTCCTGTACTTCAACACCACCGAGCTGATCCCGGTGCTGGTCGGCGGGCTGCTCGCGCTCGGGCTGAACGAGGCCGCATACATGGCCGAGATCGTCCGGGCCGGCATCTCCTCGGTGGACTCAGGGCAGACCGAGGCGGCCGAGGCCCTGGGCATGACCCGGCTCAAGGTGATGCGCCGGATCGTGCTGCCGCAGGCGATGCGGATCATCGTCCCGCCGACCGGTAACGAGACCATCTCGATGCTCAAGACCACCTCACTGCTGTCGGTGGCCGCGATTCTCGAGCTGTTCGGGACCGTCCAGCTGATCTACGGCAGCAACTACAAGCAGATCCCGCTGCTGGTGGTGGCCTCGATCTGGTACCTGGTCTTCACCTCGGTGATGTCGGTGGGCCAGTACTTCCTGGAGAAGCGGTTCGGGCGGGGCACGTCGCCGGTCGGCCGAGCCAAACAGAAGGCGAACCTGCAGGCGCGTCGGGAGGGGCCGTCATGA
- a CDS encoding ABC transporter substrate-binding protein — protein MSFFEKFRVRPMLAGGAALAIVLATAACGASTTPPGSTTAASSAGSAASSGAATSGAEAESVPTPLNLNLAKVDSLNAMLPDKFKQSGTIIVATDPTYPPNEFLPEGSNTPVGMDIDLINAVGQVLGLTVTVEPASFDGIIAGLNAGRYDVGISSFTDTKEREQSVNFVTYFTAGTSIMVPAGNPKNIQSATDLCGLPVGAQNGTTQLDQLTDATVEGSVVKACQDAGKEPPVAQGFPKQTDVNAALVAGRIDAYMADSPVVDYAVKVTGDRFQKVGGDEGAAPYGIAIPKEPAELTPAIQAAMQHLIDTGAYTKILDNWGLTGGAVTTSQINGAIY, from the coding sequence TTGTCGTTCTTCGAGAAGTTCCGCGTACGTCCTATGCTCGCCGGCGGTGCCGCGCTGGCAATCGTGCTGGCCACGGCGGCCTGCGGAGCCAGTACCACGCCCCCCGGAAGCACCACCGCGGCCTCGTCGGCCGGGTCGGCCGCGTCGTCCGGAGCCGCCACGTCCGGAGCTGAAGCCGAGAGCGTCCCCACCCCGCTGAACCTGAACCTGGCCAAGGTTGACTCGCTCAACGCGATGCTGCCGGACAAGTTCAAGCAGTCCGGCACGATCATCGTGGCGACCGACCCGACATACCCGCCCAACGAATTCCTGCCCGAGGGCTCGAACACCCCCGTGGGCATGGACATCGACCTGATCAACGCGGTGGGCCAGGTGCTGGGGCTGACCGTCACCGTCGAGCCGGCCAGCTTCGACGGCATCATCGCGGGCCTGAACGCGGGCCGCTACGACGTCGGCATCTCCTCGTTCACCGACACCAAGGAACGCGAGCAGTCGGTCAACTTCGTCACCTACTTCACCGCGGGCACCTCGATCATGGTGCCGGCCGGCAACCCGAAGAACATCCAGTCGGCGACCGACCTGTGCGGGCTGCCGGTCGGCGCGCAGAACGGCACCACCCAGCTGGACCAGCTGACCGACGCGACCGTCGAGGGCTCCGTGGTCAAGGCGTGCCAGGACGCGGGTAAGGAGCCGCCGGTGGCGCAGGGCTTCCCGAAGCAGACCGACGTGAATGCGGCACTGGTGGCCGGCCGGATCGACGCCTACATGGCCGACTCGCCGGTCGTCGACTACGCCGTGAAGGTCACCGGGGACCGGTTCCAGAAGGTCGGCGGCGACGAGGGCGCCGCGCCCTACGGCATCGCCATCCCGAAGGAGCCGGCGGAGCTGACCCCGGCCATCCAGGCCGCGATGCAGCACCTGATCGACACCGGTGCCTACACCAAGATCCTGGACAACTGGGGTCTGACGGGCGGGGCCGTCACCACCTCGCAGATCAACGGCGCGATCTACTGA
- a CDS encoding (deoxy)nucleoside triphosphate pyrophosphohydrolase, translated as MIPLRATMLIDAPVEQVCAILARSDIWTRTARALGARAQVTGRDGASFAPLADGDRIAITGPRTGSFTVVVDLDPVAQDDSRLIPPLLRLTGPSGPVGAATIRLFVADTPAGALVTVDVDLQPGSRRARFLLAWPNLRRRVLRGEQTLLGIAALAADEVQVVVAGAIVAGGRVLAARRSAPASLAGRWELPGGKVDPGESDAAALTRELREELGVEVEVGEQIGPDVALGPRRVLRCLRARLLDPTRPIEPTEHDQVRWLTADELDEPDWLDADDELLPHLRTALAARGHD; from the coding sequence GTGATCCCGCTGCGCGCCACGATGCTCATCGACGCGCCGGTGGAACAGGTCTGCGCGATCCTGGCCCGATCCGACATCTGGACCCGGACGGCCCGCGCGCTCGGCGCCCGCGCCCAGGTCACTGGCCGGGACGGCGCGTCGTTCGCGCCGCTCGCCGACGGCGACCGCATCGCGATCACCGGGCCGCGAACCGGATCGTTCACCGTCGTGGTCGACCTGGACCCCGTGGCGCAGGACGACTCCCGGCTGATCCCGCCGTTGCTGCGGCTGACCGGTCCGAGCGGGCCAGTGGGCGCCGCCACGATCCGGCTGTTCGTGGCCGACACCCCGGCCGGCGCCCTGGTCACCGTCGACGTGGACCTGCAGCCCGGATCCCGACGGGCCCGGTTCCTGCTGGCCTGGCCGAACCTGCGTCGCCGGGTGCTGCGCGGCGAGCAGACCCTGCTGGGCATCGCCGCGTTGGCCGCCGACGAGGTCCAGGTGGTGGTGGCCGGTGCGATCGTCGCTGGCGGCCGGGTACTCGCCGCCCGCCGCAGCGCCCCGGCCTCGCTGGCCGGCCGGTGGGAGCTGCCGGGCGGCAAGGTCGATCCGGGCGAATCCGACGCGGCCGCCCTGACCCGCGAGCTGCGGGAGGAACTGGGCGTCGAGGTCGAGGTCGGCGAGCAGATCGGCCCGGATGTCGCGCTCGGGCCGCGCCGGGTGCTGCGCTGCCTGCGGGCGCGCCTGCTCGATCCGACGCGCCCGATCGAGCCCACCGAACACGACCAGGTGCGCTGGTTGACCGCCGACGAACTCGACGAACCGGACTGGCTGGACGCGGACGACGAGCTGCTGCCGCATCTGCGCACGGCGTTGGCCGCTCGCGGTCACGATTAA
- a CDS encoding mannosyltransferase: MLAAMRRFVASSWAPWALLAVTIVLHVLVTLAGSDAFAMVDLKVYLEGAQHLTDGTLYDFFSEPLHLPFTYPTFSAIIFTPMTWLPWTVLRVLWQAASFGAIGLIAYATLRLLGRAGPKAPQPLEHVRGIVVTITALGLWLEPVRTTFNYGQINLFLCALLLAGAVASKEWLAGASVGLAAGVKLTPAITGLYYLLQRRWSAVAWSVVFFAGTVLLGLALVPSETVRFFTALMFDPARTGPVWSAINQSLRGAIARLAGQDLTTLWLVTAVLAAALGLWAAWACLRVGDRTAGLLAVQITGLLISPISWSHHWVWVLPLLLWCLFGPRQRVPAVRGLAIVWFIATCSYVVSLLIALQYIDQPASRPGWQSALGVVYPLLGVITLVVLGVLAIRTTAPSGPNSSDPVTPPDTESTRSA; encoded by the coding sequence GTGCTGGCTGCGATGCGGCGATTCGTGGCCTCGTCCTGGGCCCCCTGGGCCCTGCTCGCCGTCACCATCGTGCTGCACGTGCTGGTCACGCTGGCCGGTAGTGACGCCTTCGCCATGGTCGACCTGAAGGTCTACCTGGAGGGCGCACAGCACCTGACCGACGGCACGCTCTACGACTTCTTCTCCGAGCCGCTGCATCTGCCGTTCACCTACCCCACCTTTTCGGCGATCATCTTCACGCCGATGACCTGGCTGCCGTGGACCGTCCTGCGGGTGCTCTGGCAGGCGGCCTCGTTCGGCGCGATCGGCCTGATCGCCTACGCCACCCTGCGGCTGCTGGGCCGGGCCGGACCCAAGGCGCCGCAGCCGCTGGAGCATGTCCGCGGGATCGTCGTCACCATCACCGCGTTGGGCCTGTGGCTGGAACCGGTGCGCACCACTTTCAACTACGGCCAGATCAACCTGTTCCTGTGCGCGCTGCTGCTCGCCGGGGCGGTGGCCAGCAAGGAATGGTTGGCCGGCGCGTCGGTTGGGCTGGCCGCCGGGGTGAAGCTGACCCCGGCCATCACCGGGCTGTACTACCTGCTGCAGCGCCGGTGGTCGGCCGTCGCCTGGTCGGTCGTCTTCTTCGCCGGCACCGTGTTGCTCGGGCTGGCGCTGGTGCCCTCGGAGACGGTCCGGTTCTTCACCGCGCTGATGTTCGACCCGGCCCGGACCGGCCCGGTGTGGTCGGCCATCAACCAGTCGCTGCGCGGGGCGATCGCCCGGCTCGCCGGCCAGGACCTGACCACGCTGTGGCTGGTGACCGCCGTGCTCGCGGCGGCGCTGGGCCTGTGGGCGGCGTGGGCGTGCCTGCGGGTCGGCGACCGGACCGCGGGGTTGCTGGCCGTACAGATCACCGGGCTGCTGATCTCGCCCATCTCCTGGTCGCACCACTGGGTCTGGGTGTTGCCACTGCTGCTGTGGTGCCTGTTCGGCCCCCGGCAGCGGGTGCCGGCGGTCCGCGGCCTGGCCATCGTCTGGTTCATCGCCACCTGCAGTTATGTGGTCAGCCTGCTGATCGCCCTGCAGTACATCGACCAGCCCGCGTCGCGCCCGGGCTGGCAGTCCGCCCTGGGCGTGGTCTACCCGTTGCTCGGCGTCATCACGCTGGTCGTGCTCGGGGTGCTGGCCATCCGGACGACGGCGCCGAGCGGGCCGAACTCCTCCGATCCCGTCACCCCGCCGGACACGGAGTCGACCCGCTCGGCCTGA